The sequence below is a genomic window from Oreochromis niloticus isolate F11D_XX linkage group LG3, O_niloticus_UMD_NMBU, whole genome shotgun sequence.
ACTACAACTCTGAAACTCCTCGTTGTCGTAGATCAGGGACAGTTCTGTTTTAAGTCTGGCTTTGTCCAATGAGGGATAGGCTTCCACTGTGGTTTGTAGTGCTGCATCTGGAAAATTTTTGCTGTGTTGTTGGAACAAGTCTCCTTGCAACAGAGTGGCGCTGACAAGGTGCTTGGTGAAAGAAAACCTCTCCTTGGCATGGCTCATAATGGTGTCGCACACCTATCCAATAATATATAATTGGTAAGAGTTAGATTCAGTGGTAAGACTTTGGCACATGTCTCATGTTAATCattattctgaaaaaaaaaatctgtccataacaaaacaaaacagtcatgaCCACTATATCAAATGACATCTGACAGCATCGTCATTAGATTTTATCTGATGATCCGATTTAAATCAGACCAAGCAGCTAGTGCTTACCTCCAGTGCCAAATGGTGTTGCCTGTCTTCCCCCAATGTTCTCTGTCTCTTTGTGGGTGGGTCTTGAACAGGTCCCCTGTACTCCTCATCCACAACCAGATTAGGAAGTGCCTCCCTGATCCAATACATAAGTTTCATTAATGGCTTCTGAAAACTGAATAGGGATATATTAACcaaacacaaaccaaacaaaggTTGTGTTCTAATTACCGGGAATTACCGGATTTAATTAATAACCGGACCTGGTTTAATGGCTGGGGGAAAACCAGTGCAAGTAAATAAAGGCCCTGGCCATAATTTCAGGAAATAGCCTATGGTATAGGCTACATCAAATCATTACTGGGAATATACTTCATCAAATATACTTAATCAAATATTTTTCATAAAATTACTTCAAAGGCTGATATAAATCAAAATTATCTGAATTCCATTAAACATTTAAGTCACAGAACACAGAATATATGCAGAGAATTTGATAGAATCTATGCATAGATAATTAACATTTATTCTAGGTTacatatttatgcttttatgCCTACCTGATAGCCTGCATGCGGCTGATGAATGTCTGGGTGATCCCTGCGATGGTGACAGAATCGATGTTTCTCTTCTGTAGGTGGTTATACAGCATGTCTACATGTGGCATTATCTTGTGAAACAAGGccaggaaaaaacagaaagcttCGTCTTCCAGCATTCTCACGAAACCACCGGCATCTCTCTTTGTAGGGGCATCAAATCCTTCACTGTTACGGATGGTCTGAAAACACCTCACCAGATCGTCTTTATGTTCATACACTGTATTCACAGCACGACTGTTGAAGTTCCAACGGGTTGCCGATGCACTTGGAAGTCGGTGCGCCACCACCTCGTCAAGCACTGCAGTCCTCTTGCTCGATTTAGTAAAAAAAGAAGCGAATCCTGCTATGTCGGAAAAAAAGTGACTGATTTGAGGGATGTGGGAGGTTGCTTGTTGCATTACCAGGTTTAACTGATGGGCATAACAATGTACGTAGTGAGCGTTAGCATAAATGTCCTGTATCTTACGCTGCACTCCTCCAGTGGTACCCCTCATTACAGCGGCCCCATCGTAGGCCTGGGCGATCAACTTTCTCTCTTGTCCCTGGGGGAGGATGAAGCGCAGCCTCTCCGATAAGGCACTGGCTACTGCATCTGCACAAGCATTGGGTAGCTTGATGAATTCAAAAAAACGCTCTTGAATACGGTTTCGTTGGTCAATGTATCTTAGCACCATGACTAACTGACAGTGTGTAGAAATGTCAGTGGTTTCATCAGCTTGAATGGCTAAAAACTTCGCTGCCTTTACTTCTTCCACGATCCTTTCTCTCAGAACTGCCAACATGCAATCCAGGATCTCGTTCTGGACTGTTTTCGAGGTGCCTTTAAATACAGTAGCATTTTCAAGGTGTTGCCTCAAGTCGTGATCAATTGATGCCATCAAGTCGACTAAACCTCTAAAAATCCCTGGATTGTCTGAGGAATCACTTTCATCATGTCCCCGCATTGCTAGCTCAAAAGCACCACAAAACTTAATACAATCGATGATTTTAGATAAAATATGACGGTTTTTATCTACCTCTTCGTTGTGCCTTCTTAAAGCAATCCGATGTCCATCATCTAGCTGCGCCGCTATGCTAGTTTTCCCTAGCACAGCTAGCTTTACACTGTTGTCCATATGAACTCGTGAGCTTTCATGTTTCTTGATTCGTTCGGAGAGGTGCTTTAAGTCGGTTTGTCCAGATTGTGTCCACGTCAAATCACACTTGTCACTTTTGAACAGTATGCACGGGAAACAAAAAAGTGCATTAGCTGTTCCACAGCCTGTCAGCCACGACTTGCGCTGGAACCAACTCCGACAAAAAGTCCTGTTGTATGCTTTTGACTTCTCCTTCGTTGCCTGGGTTAGTTGAATTTCGGGCTTGTCAGGTCCCAACTCTTTAACTTGCAGTTTTTCTGCCATTGTCCTTCTGGCAAAAGGGTAGGTTAGAAGCGATCTAACCGAATTTGGGGGAGGCTGTGCCTCAACCGTTAACAATACCGCTGCCATCGTCTCTCTCTGACCTTATAGCTCACTTAGGCTACTGACTGAGGTAAAATTCTAGAACAGCAAATCTTTGCGCGTTTTCTGCAGGGGCGCAATTTTAAGCGCCCCCAAACCATTTAATTCAGCGACGCTGATAggtcaaatatttattattttccccTGGCAACCATTTAATGATAGGCTATTTCGCTGCATATCAAGGGCGCTTTGACGAGCGccccagaagaagaaaaacaccgTTTGTTGGTTGAACTTTAATGAGTCAGCTggtgaaaatgttaaaatacgCCTGGCTGTATATGGGCACACACATAGTAAAACTATCATtgatgaattttttaaaaatatatatttttactccTCCACATTTGGGGGGGCGGAGCCCGAGCGCCCCCTATGGGCCAGCCGCCACTGGTTATTACACATATGAGAGgagcttctgtctctctgtctggtgAGGAGTTAGTCGGCGAGGTGAGGCAGAGTGCATTTGAGGtcaagacacagacacacacacaccatagtGAGGCTCATGTTTAGGTAAGAGTTCAAACAATAGTTTGCAAAGCTTGCAATTGCAAAATTATGCCTGCATAAGGGACAGTTTGTTGTAGGACGTGCGTCTGATGTTCCAGAAATAAGCGAGAGTCAGAAGATGAACAGGAAGCACCTGCCGTGGAGACggagacaatgttcttttttaactgtgtcacaagttgtcaacagaacatttgtggttttaacTTATGCATGTGATGACGCAAGAAAGGGGCGTCAGAAAATATTCCCTGATGTTATAAGACCTTTGCTGTGTAGTTATTGGGCGGAGATCGACGCTGATTGTGTGACAGTGTTCATCTCCCCACAcgtgtgtttcattaaaatcattgttttgaccTAACCCTTTTGTGACCTGCGTTTTTGTACCCGACCTCAATAAAAAGAACCCATATTTAAAAACCATAAATgagtaagagaaggtacgacctctctcatgaccccaaggtgtgtgtgcatgtcagagcactctggaaggcacacagagtctttacagactactaaggatcaaaactctatcattatgcaatcaattataaaactctaaccatatatgagtaaatatttctaaacataaatgacaatcaacaatataaaccttacagctgGTTGTAATAGCAGAATTTATTTGTTCCTCAAATGAGAAAGAGCTATCAAGAAAAACTCCTAAATCTTTAGTTCTGAACTTTTCCAGTGGGCCAAGGTCAACATTATCTGCTATTGCTGAATAGGCTGCCGTTATaaactaatgctaatttgatgtgaattagcattatgcaCTAATGTTAACACTTTAAAAATGTGAGTAGCGAATGCTAACACTATTTCCCTTAACTTTAAAACAATGTGAACGGCTAATGCTAAGTAGGTGGCTGTTATTAGCTAATACTAATTTGAGGTGAATTCACATTATCCGCTTatgctaacaatgttttttcGTACTTTTTAACAATATGAGTAGCTAATGTGAACACTATTTTTCATTCAATTTTAACTGTTCCCCTGCGAAGTGAAGAGTTAATGCTAAATAGGTTACCATTAGTGGTTAATGCTAATTTTAGGTGAATAAGCATTGGCAACTAATGCTGATACCATATTCTCTTGATTTCTAACAAcgtgagcagctaatgctaaataGGACGCCATTAGTGGCCAATTCTAATTTTAGATGAAAAAGCATTagaagctaatgctaatttaggtgaattagcattatccaCTAATGCTAACAATGTTTTTGCCAACTCTTTTCCCTTGCATTATAACAATATGAACAGTTAATGCTAATAAGGCTTCCATTATTAggtaatgctaatttgatgtgtgTTAGAATTATCCGCTACTGCTAGCAATGTTTTATCTtactttttattactttttaacaatatCAGCAGCTAACACTACTTTCATTTCAGTTAAGCCTGTTTAGCATGAATTAACTTCATTTAGCATTAAGAAGTTTATGCTAAATAGGCTACCATTAgtggctaatgctaattttaggTGAGTAAGCATACTAAGGCTAATACCATATTCTCTTGATTTctaacaatgtgagcagctaatgctaagtaggttGACGTTATTAGCTAATACTAATTTgaggtgaattagcattatccacttatgctaacaatgttttttcttactttttaaacAATACGCCATTAGTGGCTAATTCTAATTTTAGATGAAAAAGCATCAACAGCTAACGCTCATACTGTTTGCTTTGTAAGAATGTCTACCGTTATTAACCAATGCaaatttgatgtgaattagcattatccgATAATGGTAACTCTTTTCCCCTGCATTATAACGATGTcaggagttaatgctaagtaggctgccattAGGGGCTAACTCCAATTAGGGGTGAATAATTATtaacagctaatgctaatacagttttctctttccttataacaatatgagcagctaatgctaatttgatgtaaattagcattatattagtgaggagttaatgctaagtaggctgccattAGCAGCTAAAGGTAATTTGAGGTGAATAAGCACTAGTAGCAAATGCTAATACCGTTTTCTCTTGTGTTATAATGATGTGACCTTAATGCTAAATAGACTGCCATGAGTGACTCTTTTCCCTTGCATTATAACGATGTGAAGGGTTTATGCTAAGTAGGCTCCCATTAGCAGCTAAAGCTAATTTGAGGCGAATAAGCATTAGTAGCTAACGTTAATACCCTTTTCTCTTGTGTTATAATGATGTGAGACGTTAACATTGTTCTCAAATAAcagaatgagaatgaaatattGATTCTAACAGGGCCCATAAACAGCATTAGCTTAGAAGCATTAGCTTATCAGAGTTTCTATCATGGTCACACAAATCCTTAGCAGAGCAAAGTGGCCTACTTAGCAATAGCTGCTCAAGTTGTAGAAAGCAAGGGAAaacagtattagcattagctgctaaatgTGCACTTGAGAACAAATTTATTGTGAATTCAGCTGTGAATGTAGAGTTTCCAGTATTTAAGcttccatttccaaatgttaGCTGCTCCTGCCTGCCTCtttatcacacacacagactgaaataaTTCACAGCCTTGTTTCATCCTTCTGTCACTATCACTGTGGACATACAGCATGGCAAACATACACATggctgacactttattaggtacacagtgGCCGCTATCTCAGGTGCACCTGTGACTTAATAAAGTGTATCTAAAGTTACGAAATGTTGTCTCTGTCCATgtatttatggacctaactgtaggtCTTCTTTTAATGAAACTCTCAACATGACTTATTAGTTATCATTAATGTTCCTGCAAACAGACTCCTTGGAGACCCCctacataaatatccatgtactatccagctagactagtgtgtctgtccctgaaaatattcctgcatgtgtggttgttcatgtctcatctgcaggaaacaaacaggaagtgaaggacacaggaaatgtttccaactcttcctcctctatcagacattctcttcacacctgagagtgtccagtctccagcctggatccttcagtccagccgacagcagcttcattcctgagtctcctggatgattgtagctcaggtctagctctctcagatgggaggggttggagctcagagctgaggccagagaagtacagccttcctctgtgatcagacagcctgacagactgcagacacacaaaacatatcAAGCTGTTTAACAGTGTAAGGTAAGAGCctccaata
It includes:
- the LOC109196961 gene encoding zinc finger MYM-type protein 1-like; the protein is MASIDHDLRQHLENATVFKGTSKTVQNEILDCMLAVLRERIVEEVKAAKFLAIQADETTDISTHCQLVMVLRYIDQRNRIQERFFEFIKLPNACADAVASALSERLRFILPQGQERKLIAQAYDGAAVMRGTTGGVQRKIQDIYANAHYVHCYAHQLNLVMQQATSHIPQISHFFSDIAGFASFFTKSSKRTAVLDEVVAHRLPSASATRWNFNSRAVNTVYEHKDDLVRCFQTIRNSEGFDAPTKRDAGGFVRMLEDEAFCFFLALFHKIMPHVDMLYNHLQKRNIDSVTIAGITQTFISRMQAIREALPNLVVDEEYRGPVQDPPTKRQRTLGEDRQHHLALEVCDTIMSHAKERFSFTKHLVSATLLQGDLFQQHSKNFPDAALQTTVEAYPSLDKARLKTELSLIYDNEEFQSCSGALALYQVLMENNLQDTFTETVSLLNILITTPMTTSESERCFSTLKRIKTFLRNNMAQDRLNALAMLSIEKKLTQELPDFNTRVIEKFATQKDRRAKFLYK